CCGCCCGCACGACCTCGGCCGCATATCCGCCGACGTTCAGCGAGAACGCGATGATCGCGCTGGGCCACGGATCGACGAGCAGGCCGATCGAGGGCAGGCCGTAGAAGATCACGAACAGCTGCACCAGCAGCGGCGTGCCCCGGATCACCGAGATGTACCCGCGGGCGATGCCCGAGAGCACCCGGTGCTCGGAGATGCGCATGAGGGCGACGCCGATCGCGATGAGCAGGCCGAGCGCGAACGAGACGACCGCGAGCGGGATCGTCGCGGTCGCCCCGGCCAGCGCGAGTGGCGCCAGCGAGCTGAGGAAGAGCTCCCAGCCGTCCATCTGCTACTGCGAGACGTCGTCGCCGAAGTACTTCTCGCTGATCTCGGCGAGGGTTCCGTCGGCGCGCAGCTCGTCGAGCGCACCGTCGACCGCGTCGACGAGCGCCTCCTTGTCCTGGGTGAACACGAAGGCCTGCTCACCGGCCTCCTCGGTCTCGGCCGCGATCTTCAGGCCGGTCGGTCCGTCGGTCTTCTCGTAGTCGAGGAAGGTGAGCTTGTCGTTGACGGTGGCGTCGACGCGGCCCTGCTGCAGCAGTGCGACCGCCTGAGCCCAGCCCTCCACCGCCTCGACGTTCGCGCCGGCCTCGGTGGCCAGCTCGTACCAGTTGCTGGTCAGTGACTGCGCGGTGGTCTTGCCCTTGAGGTCGTCGAACGACGAGATGGAGTCGTCGTCCTCGGTGGTGACGATGACGCCGCGCGAGACCGTGTACGGCTGGCTGAACAGGTACGAGGCCTTGCGCTCGTCGTTGATGGTGACCTGGTTCGCGATCACGTCGAAGCGACCGGCATCCAGGCCGGCGAAGATCGCATCCCACTGCGTCTCCTGGAAGACGATCTCGAGGTCGAGCTTCTCGGCGACGGCCTCGATGATCTCGACGTCGTAGCCGGTGAGGTCGCCGGTGCCGCCGTCCGCGTGGAAGCTGAACGGACGGTAGGTGCCCTCGGTGGCCACCGTGAGCGTGCCCTCGGTCACCAGGCCGAGGTCGCCCGATCCGCCGGTCGAGTCCGATCCGCCGGTCGAGTCCGATCCGCCGGCGGGGGCCGAGCCGGACGGCGCGGGAGTGCTGCTGCATCCGGCCAGAGCGGCGGTGGCGAGGGCGAGGGCGGTGACGGCGACGGTGATGCGGCGGACCATGTTCTGATCTCCTGGATGCTCGGGTGGCGGTGCCGGTTGCGGCACTCGCTCAACGCTACGCCGCCTGGGGCGCGGATGGCGCATCCTGTGACGCCCGATGTCACCGCGACGGTGCGGCATCCCCCGCGAATGCGGAAGACCCCCGGACCGATACGGTCCGGGGGTCTTCCCGAGTCCTGCGGAGGGCTCAGATGGCGTTGACGTCCAGCGGGATGCCGGGGCCGAACGTGGTCGACACGGCGCCCTTCTGGATGTAACGGCCCTTCGAGCTCGACGGCTTCAGACGCACGATCTCCTCGAGAGCGGCGTTGATGTTCTCGTTGAGCTGCTCAGCCGAGAACGAGGCCTTGCCGACGATGAAGTGCACGTTGGCGTGCTTGTCGACGCGGAACTCGATCTTTCCGCCCTTGATCTCCTCGACGGCCTTGGCCGGGTTCGGGGTGACGGTACCGGTCTTCGGGTTCGGCATCAGGCCGCGGGGGCCGAGCACCTTACCCAGACGACCGACCTGGCCCATGAGCTCAGGGGTCGACACGGCTGCGTCAAAGTCGGTCCAGCCGGCCGCGACCTTCTCGATGAGCTCGGCGCCGCCGACCTCGTCGGCGCCGGCGGCGATGGCGGCCTCAGCAGCCGGGCCGTTGGCGAACACGATGACGCGGGCGGTCTTGCCGGTGCCGTGCGGGAGCATGACGGTGCCGCGCACCATCTGGTCGGCCTTGCGGGGGTCGACCGAGAGCTTCAGCGCGAC
This is a stretch of genomic DNA from Microbacterium sp. YJN-G. It encodes these proteins:
- the rplA gene encoding 50S ribosomal protein L1; this encodes MATKSKAYQAAAAKIEADRFYTPTEAVALAKETGSAKFDSTVEVALKLSVDPRKADQMVRGTVMLPHGTGKTARVIVFANGPAAEAAIAAGADEVGGAELIEKVAAGWTDFDAAVSTPELMGQVGRLGKVLGPRGLMPNPKTGTVTPNPAKAVEEIKGGKIEFRVDKHANVHFIVGKASFSAEQLNENINAALEEIVRLKPSSSKGRYIQKGAVSTTFGPGIPLDVNAI
- a CDS encoding amino acid ABC transporter substrate-binding protein; amino-acid sequence: MVRRITVAVTALALATAALAGCSSTPAPSGSAPAGGSDSTGGSDSTGGSGDLGLVTEGTLTVATEGTYRPFSFHADGGTGDLTGYDVEIIEAVAEKLDLEIVFQETQWDAIFAGLDAGRFDVIANQVTINDERKASYLFSQPYTVSRGVIVTTEDDDSISSFDDLKGKTTAQSLTSNWYELATEAGANVEAVEGWAQAVALLQQGRVDATVNDKLTFLDYEKTDGPTGLKIAAETEEAGEQAFVFTQDKEALVDAVDGALDELRADGTLAEISEKYFGDDVSQ